The Spodoptera frugiperda isolate SF20-4 chromosome 2, AGI-APGP_CSIRO_Sfru_2.0, whole genome shotgun sequence genome has a window encoding:
- the LOC118269357 gene encoding sec1 family domain-containing protein 2-like: MATASIREFGKAWWSEILNRVIGAVVFIDDASAECLHYEGGADTLLSAGAVAVKGLSPFEFAKKDQKKALFLTQTTKVQLQTIAEIVRHSDFTHCILISCMSLDMVFLEIHDDKDINTVLAMGEPILEGMKYLEMKLIQWMAKKQSYVEVIHIPIFTISLTNVVFVTPPFRDLQTFFLGELKSDNATVDINNLSKQERNEARRFAASLNNMLDSMNLKEDVYYIGSYSAIIGGILEHYPISIQRRKNCLHPASLILIDRTMDLCSVTSHGTESVLDKIMAALPRFPGHCTDVAVDMSPLCEANVFNHPDDIQLSPGCLYHSDDESCIQTFEYMINKSQKEVMFDLYNKLTKIDIQKSPSPKSLLKVTPQSLEKIATATKGNYEVISKHLGVLQQSLAVVQTLKSPKRVQHELLMSLEKQVHQNLATSRESTSVLNQICHLIKNRKEKDIPLENLLALLMHIYAVRDIEVQFPADHEQQLVKTLSVALFEDKNSLYKDTSIIMSPEDCEARASCILMQLRKITSMRGVFHKYNSILKPCETGVGHEYRSAVQQLVEDMVNTDKPDLGDLDQYRSDKLKTLLRSGLGMLTNRKVKTRHPLDNPTIIIFVIGGITAEECKRLHRSVITSGVDNTVLIGATKLVTPVEAMRDILPL, from the exons ATGGCGACTGCTTCAATAAGGGAATTTGGTAAAGCCTGGTGGTCGGAGATACTTAACAGAGTAATTGGAGCTGTGGTGTTTATCGACGATGCCAGTGCGGAGTGCCTGCATTACGAGGGCGGCGCGGACACCTTACTGTCTGCGGGAGCAGTTGCTGTGAAGGGTTTATCTCCATTCGAG TTTGCCAAGAAAGACCAGAAGAAGGCATTGTTCTTAACACAAACAACCAAAGTACAGTTGCAAACAATTGCTGAGATTGTCCGCCACAGTGACTTTACACACTGTATTCTTATATCATGCATGAGCTTGGACATGGTGTTTCTGGAAATCCATGATGACAAGGACATCAATACTGTGTTGGCTATGGGAGAGCCAATCTTAGAGGGCATGAAGTATCTTGAAATGAAACTTATTCAATGGATGGCAAAGAAG CAAAGTTATGTAGAAGTGATACACATACCAATTTTTACTATCTCTCTAACTAATGTGGTGTTTGTCACTCCTCCGTTCCGTGACTTGCAAACATTCTTCCTTGGAGAATTGAAGTCAGATAATGCAACCGTTGACATCAATAATTTGTCTAAACAAGAGAGGAATGAAGCAAGGAGGTTTGCAGCCAGCTTAAATAACATGTTGGATTCAATGAACTTAAAGGAGGATGTATATTACATTGGTTCTTATTCTGCTATCATTGGAGGCATTTTGGAGCATTATCCCATATCTATACAACGGCGAAAG AACTGCCTGCACCCTGCATCGCTGATACTTATAGATCGCACAATGGACTTGTGTAGTGTGACGAGTCATGGCACTGAGTCTGTTCTGGACAAAATCATGGCAGCATTGCCCAGGTTTCCAGGACATTGCACTGACGTCGCTGTTGATATGTCACCTCTTTGTGAGGCTAATGT GTTTAACCACCCAGATGACATACAACTCAGTCCCGGTTGTCTCTACCATTCGGATGACGAATCATGCATCCAAACTTTCGAGTACATGATCAATAAGTCCCAGAAGGAAGTCATGTTCGATCTCTACAACAAGTTGACTAAGATTGACATTCAGAAGTCACCAAGTCCCAAGTCCCTGTTGAAAGTCACACCACAAAGTCTTGAAAAGATTGCGACAGCGACTAAAG GAAATTACGAGGTGATTAGCAAACATCTAGGCGTTCTGCAGCAATCCTTGGCGGTAGTACAAACCCTGAAGTCTCCTAAACGGGTGCAGCATGAACTACTGATGAGCTTGGAGAAGCAGGTACACCAGAACCTTGCTACCAGTCGGGAGTCCACTAGCGTCCTTAATCAG ATCTGTCATCTAATAAAAAATCGCAAAGAAAAGGATATTCCTTTAGAGAACCTGTTAGCGCTACTGATGCACATATATGCTGTGAGGGACATAGAGGTGCAATTCCCCGCAGACCATGAACAACAGCTCGTTAAGACGTTAAGTGTTGCGTTGTTTGAAGACAAGAACAGTTTGTACAAAGATACTTCTATTATCATGTCTCCTGAGGACTGCGAAGCTAGGGCCAGTTGTATACTGATGCAGCTACGGAAAATTACTTCTATGAGAGGCGTTTTTCACAA ATATAACTCCATATTGAAGCCATGTGAGACAGGTGTGGGTCATGAGTACCGTAGCGCTGTGCAACAGTTAGTCGAAGATATGGTGAACACAGACAAACCTGATCTCGGCGACCTAGACCAGTACAGAAgcgataaattaaaaacattgttgCGCAGTGGGCTTgg aatgTTAACAAATAGAAAAGTAAAGACAAGACATCCTCTGGATAATCCTACAATAATCATTTTTGTGATCGGCGGGATTACGGCCGAGGAATGTAAGCGTTTGCATCGAAGTGTGATTACTAGCGGTGTTGATAATACCGTTCTGATCGGAGCTACGAAGTTGGTCACTCCAGTCGAAGCGATGAGGGATATACTACCGTTATAG